The segment AGGATAAGTAGCTTTATCACTGATGAAGTTAGAAATTGTGGCACTATCACtattatcataaaaaatatgatcaaaGAGACCCTCACTGTCATCTGAAACTATCCAGTCAACACAGCTTTCATCATCAACAGTGGCCAAAACAGTACCAACATCCTCATCAGCAGAAGACAAAAGACAAGATGATAGGTCAGTAACAAAATCAGAGGCTGCATCATCCTTGCTCTCATCAGTAGAATACAAAGGACAAGATGACAAGCCAAAATCAGAGGCTGCAACATCCCTGTTCACATCCTCAACTCCTAGCAACTGTTCAGCATGAGCATTATCCAACTTCTGGCATACACTTTCCCTCAGACTCTCCAAAGAGCTTCTCAAAATCTGCAACTCCTCCAAAGATCTGTATTTATCAACATCAACCAAATCCCACCAGAAACCCACCTTCTTTCCCTCACAAGAACATTGATTCAACTGTTCCCTgtccttttttccttcccattcAACCTCcgtgatttctttgaagggtATGTTATTGAGGTATTGATCAATAACATCATCAACAGAGGAGGTCGGGGTGACGAAAGTGTAAGGGTTTCCTGCAGGGGAGAAAACAACCATGGCAATCTTGGCATTGCAAAGGCCACTGGTGTTCAAAGCTTTGCCAAAAAGACCCTTACGCCTCTTTGAAAAGGTCACATTCACCTTTTTCTTGTCATCAATCTTTTCAATCGGAATTTTCCTCTTACCCATTGCAATAGCAGCCACTGCATTTCAGAATTCCCATATGTAAAAGAGGAAAACAAAGTCAGTCAACtgaaataagataaaaataataaattcaaCGAAATACACTTCAAGAGTTCCATGCACAAAATGTCCATATACATCTACATTGAGTTTTGTATTATATTAAGATACAGAGACAGTAGATAGACAACATAATAACCAATTAACATCCATCCCCACCATAAAATCTCTTGTATGAGCTTTATGTTGGCGTAGGACATACTGTTGGACAGGGAAATGAAATTATGATGTTG is part of the Macadamia integrifolia cultivar HAES 741 unplaced genomic scaffold, SCU_Mint_v3 scaffold629, whole genome shotgun sequence genome and harbors:
- the LOC122069515 gene encoding MADS-box transcription factor 22-like, with product MGKRKIPIEKIDDKKKVNVTFSKRRKGLFGKALNTSGLCNAKIAMVVFSPAGNPYTFVTPTSSVDDVIDQYLNNIPFKEITEVEWEGKKDREQLNQCSCEGKKVGFWWDLVDVDKYRSLEELQILRSSLESLRESVCQKLDNAHAEQLLGVEDVNRDVAASDFGLSSCPLYSTDESKDDAASDFVTDLSSCLLSSADEDVGTVLATVDDESCVDWIVSDDSEGLFDHIFYDNSDSATISNFISDKATYPMSGADEDDWIAADDSEAFFDHLFDDNSAGATNSAFISGKTAYPMSDADEDDCIVADDSADFFDHLFDDNSAGAITFDFIGDEATYPMSGVDGDAIKGLSTNDDKSYGNETVQDNSSYFFEKILSFWS